The following are encoded in a window of Flavobacterium sp. WC2421 genomic DNA:
- a CDS encoding MFS transporter, with protein MNTTIRIKLSIMMFLEFFIWGAWFVTLGTFLASNLKASGADSAAVFSTQSWGAIIAPFIIGLIADRYFNAEKILGILHLVGAFLMYQMYMSDDVSVFYYFVLGYMILFMPTLALVNSVSFNQMTDPEKEFSNIRVWGTIGWILAGLSISYLFHWDSVEGVSSGMLKNTFLLAGIVSLVLGIFSFVLPKTPPKVASTEKIKIGDLLGFDALKLLKDKNFAVFFISSILICIPLAFYYQNAHPFLTAAGIDNPTGKMAIGQVSETLLLLLLPVFFTRFGFKKTILLGMLAWAIRYALFAYGNGDNLSFMLIIGIALHGICYDFFFVAGQIYTNSKAGEKYKSAAQGLITLATYGVGMLIGFAVAGWITDNYKMIDGAINWQMVWIIPAAIAFGVFLFFAALFNEKSKNKVEAA; from the coding sequence ATGAATACTACAATACGAATAAAACTATCAATAATGATGTTCCTAGAATTTTTTATCTGGGGTGCGTGGTTCGTAACATTAGGAACCTTTTTAGCAAGTAATTTAAAAGCCTCTGGAGCTGATTCAGCTGCAGTTTTTTCAACACAGTCGTGGGGTGCAATCATAGCACCGTTTATTATCGGATTGATAGCTGACCGCTATTTTAATGCTGAGAAAATATTAGGAATTCTTCACCTTGTGGGTGCATTTTTAATGTATCAAATGTATATGTCGGATGATGTTAGTGTATTTTATTATTTTGTTTTAGGATATATGATACTATTTATGCCAACATTGGCCCTAGTAAATTCAGTATCGTTTAATCAAATGACTGATCCTGAAAAAGAATTTTCAAACATTAGAGTTTGGGGAACAATTGGATGGATCTTAGCAGGTTTATCAATTAGTTATTTGTTTCATTGGGATTCTGTAGAAGGGGTTTCTAGTGGAATGCTAAAAAATACATTTTTACTTGCAGGAATAGTATCATTAGTATTAGGTATTTTTAGTTTTGTGTTACCAAAAACACCTCCAAAGGTTGCTTCTACTGAGAAAATTAAAATTGGTGATTTATTAGGGTTTGACGCCTTAAAATTATTAAAAGATAAAAACTTTGCTGTATTCTTTATTTCTTCAATTCTTATCTGTATTCCATTGGCGTTTTATTATCAAAATGCGCATCCTTTTTTGACTGCAGCAGGAATTGATAATCCAACAGGGAAAATGGCTATAGGTCAAGTGTCTGAGACTTTATTATTGCTTTTGCTTCCAGTGTTTTTTACAAGATTCGGATTCAAGAAAACAATTTTGTTAGGAATGCTTGCTTGGGCAATTCGTTATGCTTTGTTTGCTTATGGTAATGGGGATAACTTGAGTTTTATGCTTATTATTGGGATTGCATTGCATGGTATTTGTTATGATTTCTTCTTTGTGGCTGGACAAATTTATACCAACTCAAAAGCGGGAGAAAAATATAAAAGTGCTGCACAAGGCTTAATAACTCTTGCTACTTATGGAGTTGGTATGTTAATTGGTTTTGCAGTTGCAGGATGGATTACAGATAATTACAAAATGATTGATGGTGCAATTAACTGGCAAATGGTTTGGATTATTCCTGCTGCAATTGCTTTTGGTGTATTTTTATTTTTTGCTGCTTTATTCAATGAAAAAAGTAAAAATAAAGTTGAAGCAGCCTAA
- a CDS encoding DUF1080 domain-containing protein, giving the protein MIKKIVLSLGLIFIMQNTQAQKKFTRLFDGKTTNGWHSYGKTNAGAAWKVDKGVLHFDPSAAENGQGGDLVTNKEYSNFHLKLDWKVAPKSNSGIIFFIHEDPAKYKNTYETGLEMQVLDNEGHPDGKIDKHRAGNLYDLIKNDIEPVKAVGEWNTAEVICNKGKLTLILNGVTVVKTMLWDDNWKKLVAGSKFKAWSDFGTFKTGKIALQDHGENVWFKNIEIKEL; this is encoded by the coding sequence ATGATAAAGAAAATAGTATTATCACTAGGCTTAATCTTCATTATGCAAAATACTCAAGCCCAAAAAAAATTCACTCGCCTGTTTGATGGTAAAACAACAAATGGATGGCATTCTTATGGAAAAACAAACGCAGGTGCTGCATGGAAAGTGGATAAAGGGGTTCTACATTTTGATCCTTCAGCTGCTGAAAATGGTCAAGGAGGAGATCTTGTTACGAATAAGGAATATTCTAATTTTCATTTAAAGTTAGATTGGAAAGTAGCTCCTAAATCAAATAGCGGAATTATATTTTTCATCCATGAAGATCCTGCAAAATACAAGAATACATACGAAACAGGTTTAGAAATGCAGGTTTTGGATAACGAGGGTCATCCTGATGGAAAAATTGACAAGCATAGAGCTGGAAACTTATATGATTTGATTAAAAATGATATTGAACCTGTAAAAGCTGTTGGAGAATGGAATACAGCTGAAGTAATTTGCAACAAAGGGAAACTTACTCTAATATTAAATGGAGTGACTGTTGTAAAAACTATGTTATGGGATGACAACTGGAAAAAACTAGTTGCTGGAAGTAAATTTAAAGCTTGGAGTGATTTTGGAACATTTAAAACTGGAAAAATTGCTTTGCAAGATCATGGTGAAAACGTCTGGTTCAAAAATATTGAAATAAAAGAATTATAA
- a CDS encoding Gfo/Idh/MocA family protein, whose amino-acid sequence MKKEKVKKIEESKIINNRRDFIKTSALAAAAFMIVPRHVLGRGFVAPSDRLLIASIGVGGKGQSDIAMFDKSGKASISFLCDVDDRRAAKTVNAFPKAKYYKDWREMFDKEHKNFDAVSVATPDHNHAIQTLAAMQLGKHVYVQKPLTHDIYEARILTQAAAKYNVVTQMGNQGASNDGTRIMKEWYDADLIGDVHTVYAWTDRPVWPQGIPWPTSKTEIPKELDWDLWLGTAPQKNYVDKLVPFNWRGWWDYGTGALGDMGCHLIEAPFSVLNLKYAKDVQCSVGSVYVDEFKRGYFPESCPPSSHVTLTFPKTNKTNGDVTLHWMDGGIQPERPLELEPNEIFGDGGNGTLFVGTKGKMMCDTYGRNPRLLPLTKNENLNIAQKYSRVVDGSEGHYKQWIEAAIAGHGKKELSSPFEIAGPLTEALLMANLAIRGYDVQKEVGGKTKYPGRSVKLLWDNDAMRITNFDDVNQFVKREYRQGWNNLTL is encoded by the coding sequence ATGAAAAAAGAAAAAGTTAAAAAAATTGAAGAAAGTAAAATCATAAATAATCGACGTGATTTTATAAAAACCAGTGCTTTAGCCGCAGCGGCATTTATGATTGTTCCTAGACATGTTTTAGGAAGAGGATTTGTTGCTCCTAGTGATCGCTTATTAATTGCGAGTATTGGTGTAGGCGGTAAAGGACAGTCAGATATTGCCATGTTCGATAAAAGTGGTAAAGCTTCAATTTCTTTTCTTTGTGATGTTGATGATAGAAGGGCAGCAAAAACGGTTAATGCGTTTCCAAAAGCCAAATATTATAAAGACTGGAGAGAAATGTTTGATAAAGAACACAAAAATTTTGATGCTGTTTCAGTAGCAACACCAGATCATAACCATGCTATTCAAACCCTTGCAGCAATGCAGTTAGGAAAGCATGTCTATGTTCAAAAACCGTTAACTCATGATATCTATGAAGCTAGAATTCTAACTCAAGCTGCAGCGAAATACAATGTAGTTACTCAAATGGGAAATCAAGGTGCTTCAAATGATGGTACTCGTATAATGAAAGAGTGGTATGACGCAGATTTGATTGGAGACGTCCATACTGTTTATGCTTGGACTGACCGTCCTGTTTGGCCTCAAGGTATCCCCTGGCCTACTAGTAAAACTGAGATTCCAAAAGAATTAGATTGGGATTTATGGTTGGGTACTGCTCCTCAAAAAAATTATGTAGATAAACTGGTTCCTTTCAACTGGAGAGGATGGTGGGATTATGGAACGGGTGCTTTGGGTGATATGGGTTGTCATTTAATTGAAGCTCCATTTAGTGTTTTAAATTTAAAATACGCCAAAGATGTTCAATGTAGTGTTGGATCAGTATATGTAGATGAGTTTAAAAGAGGGTATTTCCCTGAAAGTTGTCCTCCATCAAGTCATGTTACATTAACATTTCCTAAAACCAATAAAACCAATGGAGACGTTACTCTGCATTGGATGGATGGTGGTATTCAACCTGAAAGACCATTAGAATTAGAACCAAATGAGATTTTTGGAGATGGTGGAAATGGTACTTTATTTGTTGGGACTAAAGGAAAAATGATGTGCGATACATATGGTAGAAATCCGAGATTACTTCCATTAACCAAAAATGAAAATTTAAATATCGCTCAAAAATACTCTAGAGTTGTTGACGGTTCAGAAGGGCATTATAAACAATGGATTGAAGCAGCAATTGCGGGTCACGGAAAAAAAGAGTTAAGTTCTCCTTTTGAAATTGCAGGCCCTTTGACAGAAGCCTTATTGATGGCAAATTTAGCCATAAGAGGCTATGATGTGCAAAAAGAAGTAGGTGGAAAAACTAAATATCCAGGACGTTCTGTAAAATTACTTTGGGATAATGATGCCATGAGAATCACCAATTTTGATGATGTGAATCAATTTGTAAAAAGAGAATACCGTCAAGGTTGGAACAATCTAACTTTGTAA
- a CDS encoding sugar phosphate isomerase/epimerase family protein translates to MTTIQGPAVFLAQFISDEAPFNSLDGICKWAADLGFKGIQMPTLDTRFIDLQKAAESKIYADELKGKIASYGLEITELSTHLQGQLVAVHPAYDDLFDAFAPANVHGKPKARQEWAVQQLKYAAKASQNLGLNAHATFSGSLLWQYFHPWPQRPAGLVEEGFAELAKRWLPILNEFDQNGVDLCYEIHPGEDLFDGETYEMFLKAVNNHSRACILYDPSHFVLQQLDYIQYIDFYHERIKAFHVKDAEFNPTGKQGTFGGYQSWANRAGRYRSPGDGQVDFKTIFSKLSQYDFKGWAVMEWECCIKNQEDGAREGAEFIKNNIIKVTDKAFDDFASVNSSQEFNRKILGL, encoded by the coding sequence ATGACAACAATACAAGGTCCAGCAGTATTTTTAGCACAGTTTATCAGTGATGAAGCCCCTTTTAATTCTTTAGACGGAATTTGTAAATGGGCTGCAGATTTAGGTTTTAAAGGCATCCAAATGCCTACGTTAGATACTCGGTTTATTGATCTACAAAAAGCTGCCGAAAGCAAAATATATGCAGATGAATTAAAAGGAAAAATTGCTTCCTACGGTTTAGAAATAACCGAATTATCTACACATTTACAAGGGCAACTTGTTGCTGTTCACCCTGCTTATGATGATTTATTTGATGCATTTGCTCCAGCAAATGTGCATGGAAAACCAAAAGCAAGACAAGAATGGGCAGTGCAGCAATTAAAATATGCTGCAAAAGCATCTCAAAATTTAGGTTTAAATGCTCATGCCACTTTTAGTGGTTCTTTGCTTTGGCAATATTTTCACCCTTGGCCGCAAAGACCAGCAGGTTTAGTTGAAGAAGGATTTGCTGAATTAGCAAAACGTTGGTTGCCTATTTTAAATGAATTTGATCAAAATGGTGTGGATCTTTGTTATGAGATTCATCCTGGTGAAGATTTATTTGATGGAGAAACCTACGAAATGTTCTTGAAGGCGGTCAACAACCATTCAAGAGCATGTATTTTATATGATCCTTCTCATTTTGTACTTCAACAATTAGACTATATCCAATACATTGATTTTTATCATGAAAGAATAAAAGCATTTCATGTAAAAGATGCCGAATTTAATCCAACTGGGAAGCAAGGAACATTTGGTGGATATCAAAGTTGGGCCAACCGTGCAGGGCGTTATCGTTCTCCGGGAGATGGTCAAGTTGATTTTAAAACTATTTTCAGCAAACTTTCTCAATATGATTTTAAAGGTTGGGCTGTAATGGAATGGGAATGCTGTATAAAAAATCAAGAAGATGGTGCTCGTGAAGGTGCTGAGTTTATAAAGAATAATATAATTAAGGTTACTGATAAGGCCTTTGATGATTTTGCTTCGGTAAATAGTAGTCAAGAATTTAACAGAAAAATATTAGGGCTTTAA
- a CDS encoding Gfo/Idh/MocA family protein → MMNRKLKMGMIGGGQDAFIGAIHRLAANMDGLIELSCGALSITPETAIASGKALFLPESRTYTSYEEMIKAEANLPVGERMDFVTIVTPNFAHFAPAMMALDYGFNVVIEKPITFSLEEAKLLEQKLEETGLILCLTHTYSGYPMVKQAKAMLKEGKLGKIRKVWVEYPQGWLSKLSEREGNAQAAWRTDPKKAGKSSVMGDIGTHAAHLAEYITGSKITDICAELNTLVEGRVMDDDGAVMLKFDNGAKGVLMASQVAAGEENALKIRVYGEKGGIEWLQHDPNTLIVKWLDEPTQILRAGSNYGHLSSFATHNCRTPGGHPEGYLEAFANIYRNFALTLCCKLDGIEPTPEMLDFPSIEDGLRGMAFIDSVVASANSDKKWSPYIL, encoded by the coding sequence ATGATGAATAGAAAATTAAAAATGGGTATGATCGGCGGTGGCCAAGATGCTTTTATAGGCGCAATACACCGCTTAGCAGCCAATATGGACGGTCTTATTGAATTAAGTTGTGGAGCATTAAGCATAACACCCGAAACAGCAATTGCTTCTGGTAAAGCGTTATTCCTTCCCGAATCCAGAACCTATACTTCTTATGAAGAAATGATCAAAGCGGAAGCCAACTTACCAGTTGGTGAGCGCATGGATTTTGTTACTATTGTTACTCCTAATTTTGCTCATTTTGCTCCTGCAATGATGGCACTAGATTATGGTTTTAATGTTGTAATCGAAAAACCAATTACTTTTTCTTTGGAAGAAGCAAAACTATTGGAACAAAAATTGGAAGAAACGGGATTAATTCTATGCTTGACACATACCTACTCAGGGTATCCAATGGTAAAGCAAGCTAAAGCAATGCTTAAAGAAGGTAAACTAGGAAAAATCAGAAAAGTTTGGGTAGAATACCCTCAAGGATGGTTAAGTAAATTATCTGAAAGAGAAGGAAATGCACAAGCTGCTTGGCGAACAGATCCAAAAAAAGCAGGAAAAAGTTCTGTAATGGGAGACATTGGAACTCATGCTGCACATCTAGCTGAATACATTACTGGTTCAAAGATTACAGACATCTGCGCTGAATTAAATACACTTGTCGAAGGACGTGTAATGGATGATGACGGAGCTGTAATGTTGAAATTTGATAATGGAGCTAAAGGAGTTTTAATGGCTTCTCAAGTAGCTGCTGGTGAAGAAAATGCTTTAAAAATTAGAGTCTATGGTGAAAAAGGCGGAATTGAATGGTTGCAACATGATCCCAATACTTTGATTGTAAAATGGCTTGATGAACCTACTCAAATTTTAAGAGCGGGTTCTAATTATGGTCATCTATCATCATTTGCGACTCATAACTGCCGAACTCCAGGCGGACATCCAGAAGGATATTTGGAAGCATTTGCAAATATCTATCGCAATTTTGCCTTAACATTATGCTGCAAATTAGACGGTATAGAACCTACCCCAGAAATGTTAGATTTTCCTTCTATTGAAGATGGATTGCGAGGAATGGCATTTATTGATAGTGTAGTAGCATCTGCTAATTCAGATAAAAAATGGTCGCCTTATATATTATAA